The DNA sequence TTTTTTACTGGCAACTACACTAACTCTCATGGCCATACCGCACCCGCCCGTTTTCAAATATATGTACGAGATTTAGCGCAAGGAGTAATAACCCGTGTGAGTCCAATGGAGGCACTATTATGGCAAGAACGTTGTTATCAAGGACACCCACCCATGCAAGGATATGGCCTTCGTAGTATTCGTGCTGCGCTAATATTTGATAAATCCGAACAAATCATTCATGAAGGTAAAGCTAAAGAATTTTTATACACCACCGAGGAAAGCGAATAAATGCCATCAAGCACCAGGAATGAAGGCGGCAAAATGTATGACTGGGCAACGGAATTATTTCCCATTTGCCGCAGCCTGACTGGCGACGGCGTGCGCCAGACGCTAGGGTTTTTTAAGCAGCTACTTCCTGATCTAACGCTGCATGAAATTCCTAGTGGCACGCAGGTTTTTGATTGGATTATCCCCGATGAATGGAACATCACTGATGCATATGTGGCCGATGCAACGGGCAAACGCATTATTGATTTTAACCATAATAACCTGCATGTCGTAGGGTATAGCGAGCCGATAAACCGCACAATGTCATTTGCCGAACTGGATAAACACCTGCATTCACTGCCCGAACAACCGGATGCCATTCCTTATATTACGTCGTATTATCAACGGCGCTGGGGATTTTGCTTAAGCGAGCATCAGCGCAACGCATTACGCGCCCAACCCGATGCATCCTATCATGTATGCATCGATTCTACATTACAACCGGGGAACTTAACCTATGGCGAGTGGATATTGCCTGGCGCCAGCACAAAAGAAATTCTGCTTTCCACCTATGTCTGCCACCCCTCTATGGCAAATAATGAGCTTTCCGGCCCCTGTGTGGCCGCCGCACTCGCCCAATGGTTACAAACCCTGCCTAACAGGCGCTATACCTATCGCATTGTGTTTCTGGTAGAAACCATTGGCGCCATTGCCTATCTCAGCCGTCATGCAGAAACATTAAAAAACACTACCGAGGCGGGCTTTATACTTACCTGCATGGGGGATGACAATGCATATTCCTATGTACCATCGCGTCTGGGTAATAGTTTGGCCGATCGTATAGCTATGCGGGTATTAGCGCACCACGCCCCAAACCATATCGCCTATAGCTATTTGGATCGCGGCAGTGACGAGCGGCAATATTGCAGCCCTGGTATAGACCTGCCTATATGCTCTGTAATGCGCTCAAAATATGGCACTTATCCTGAATATCATACATCGCTGGATGATTTATCATTCATCTCTCCGCAAGGGTTACAGGGAGGATATGATATATTAAAACATTGTATAGAGGCGCTGGAAGAAAACTATATTTACCGCTGCACCACATTTTGCGAACCGCAGTTGGGCAAGCGCGGCCTGTATCCAACGTTAAGCACCAAGGAAAGCGGCAAGCAGGTACGGGATATGATGAATTTCTTAAGCTATGCTGATGGAAAAAACGACCTGATAGCCATTGCAGAAAAAATCAACATTCCCGCGAGCGCTGCGATTCCTCTTGCAAAAAAGCTTCTTGAAAGCGGCGTAGTAGAAATTATACCCGCGAAATAATACACGAGACAAAATAACTATTCATCGCTAACAATCTCTTTTTCAACCTGAAATCGAGACTTTACGGATGCATCATTTTTTGCCGGCCAGCCTTCCCGTTGCGCGCCTGGAATTCCATCCCGCTCATCGGTTTGATCATGGAACAAATGTACTTTTGTGTCGTATGGCATATCAATACCAGCATCATCCAGCGCATATTTAATTTTCATTATCGCCTGTGCCTGCGTATTCACCAATGCACTGCGCGAACTATCTGTCCACCACCGCGCACGCACTGTTACCCAGCTAGGAGCCAAATCCCAGGGGAGCGCCTCTGGTTCCGGGTCATGCTTTATTCCTTCAATTTCATGAAGCACCCGTTTTATAATCTCACAAGCTTCTTCAATATCATCACCATATCCAATACCAATGTCGTACTGACTGCGGCGTTTATCATACGCTGTTTTTACCAGCACCGCCCCTGTATAGATATCGCTGTTGGGAATCACTGCTTTCTGCCCATCATAGGTCTTAATAATGGTGGCGCGTGTTTCAATATACATCACCGTGCCTTCATAATCTCCCACCTCAATCTGATCACCTACTTCAAAGGGTTGACGCAGCAGAATTAGCAAGCCGGCCAACCAGTTTTGCAAAATATCTTTAAATGCAAAACCAATTGCTCCCGCGCTTACCCCTAATCCAGCCACTAAATCACCAATACTTAAAGTTGGAGCTACAATAGTAACCGATACCAATAACCCAATAATAATGAACGCGCTTTTTAGAAACCCACCTAAAATTTCACCTAAATTTACACGATTACGCCGTGTCAGTCGTGAAGCCACAATTTTTTTTGCCGCTATGCCAATAGCAAAAAATAAAGCAAAAACAATTAATGCAATCACCATATTGGGGGCAAGGCGTATAGCACCATCAATCCAGCTATCAATTTTTTCAATTGCCAATGACGGATTCACATCCATTTTGCCCTGCACATCTGCGGTCATGTAGTTGCCTTATCTATAAATCTTTCAACGGTTCTCACTGTCATGAAAACTTAATAAATTTTCGATTACTTTATGCTATAGTGGCGTTTTATTTTTGAGCGACTCAATGAACTCCAACGCCTTAGAACCCGACGAAGAAGCTTCCCCATCCCATAGTGCCAGTGTGGGTGGCTTTACCTTTATTCCCCATTCTCATAAAACACCACTACCTGCGGACGACCCTGCATTAAATCGTGCATCACGTATTTTACAAGAAGCCATCAATGAGGTGCAGCCTGAGAACTTAAGCAATAATATTATTGTTGCGGAAGGCAATAAAATTGGGGTGTTAAAGGAAACTCAGGGATCTTCACCCAATAGAACTCTCTGTTTAGGGCAAGATATTTTAGATCTTCAGACACCTGACGAACAACTTCGCGGAGTGATATTTCATGAATTAGCACATCTAGCTAATCAGTCGTATACAAAAGTAAATTTCGGTGCAGAAGTTGATAGTTATTTAGAC is a window from the Alphaproteobacteria bacterium genome containing:
- a CDS encoding DUF4910 domain-containing protein, encoding MPSSTRNEGGKMYDWATELFPICRSLTGDGVRQTLGFFKQLLPDLTLHEIPSGTQVFDWIIPDEWNITDAYVADATGKRIIDFNHNNLHVVGYSEPINRTMSFAELDKHLHSLPEQPDAIPYITSYYQRRWGFCLSEHQRNALRAQPDASYHVCIDSTLQPGNLTYGEWILPGASTKEILLSTYVCHPSMANNELSGPCVAAALAQWLQTLPNRRYTYRIVFLVETIGAIAYLSRHAETLKNTTEAGFILTCMGDDNAYSYVPSRLGNSLADRIAMRVLAHHAPNHIAYSYLDRGSDERQYCSPGIDLPICSVMRSKYGTYPEYHTSLDDLSFISPQGLQGGYDILKHCIEALEENYIYRCTTFCEPQLGKRGLYPTLSTKESGKQVRDMMNFLSYADGKNDLIAIAEKINIPASAAIPLAKKLLESGVVEIIPAK
- a CDS encoding mechanosensitive ion channel family protein, producing the protein MTADVQGKMDVNPSLAIEKIDSWIDGAIRLAPNMVIALIVFALFFAIGIAAKKIVASRLTRRNRVNLGEILGGFLKSAFIIIGLLVSVTIVAPTLSIGDLVAGLGVSAGAIGFAFKDILQNWLAGLLILLRQPFEVGDQIEVGDYEGTVMYIETRATIIKTYDGQKAVIPNSDIYTGAVLVKTAYDKRRSQYDIGIGYGDDIEEACEIIKRVLHEIEGIKHDPEPEALPWDLAPSWVTVRARWWTDSSRSALVNTQAQAIMKIKYALDDAGIDMPYDTKVHLFHDQTDERDGIPGAQREGWPAKNDASVKSRFQVEKEIVSDE